A region from the Triticum aestivum cultivar Chinese Spring chromosome 3D, IWGSC CS RefSeq v2.1, whole genome shotgun sequence genome encodes:
- the LOC123075221 gene encoding cysteine proteinase inhibitor 4, with amino-acid sequence MARLIGASGACALLVVLLVACAASAARSEPGAARQLWEDGRKVGGRTEVRDVEGDREVQELGRYSVEEHNRRREEGCEGGGGGVCGRLEFARVVSAQRQVVSGVKYYLRVAAAEEGGAGSNGVSDSRVFDAVVVVKPWLQSRALVRFAPADAK; translated from the coding sequence ATGGCTCGGTTGATCGGTGCTTCCGGCGCGTGCGCGCTCCTCGTCGTCCTGCTCGTGGCGTGCGCTGCGTCCGCCGCGCGCAGCGAACCGGGCGCCGCGCGGCAGCTGTGGGAGGACGGGAGGAAGGTGGGGGGAAGGACGGAGGTGAGGGACGTGGAGGGCGACAGGGAGGTGCAGGAGCTGGGGCGGTACTCCGTGGAGGAGCACAACCGGCGCCGGGAGGAGGgctgcgagggcggcggcggcggcgtctgcggcCGGCTGGAGTTCGCCCGCGTGGTGTCCGCGCAGCGCCAGGTGGTCTCCGGCGTCAAGTACTACCTCCGCGTCGCGGCCGCCGAGGAAGGCGGCGCGGGGAGCAACGGCGTCAGCGACAGCCGCGTGTTCGACGCCGTGGTGGTCGTCAAGCCCTGGCTCCAGTCCCGCGCGCTGGTCAGGTTCGCGCCGGCCGACGCCAAATGA